A stretch of DNA from Shewanella sediminis HAW-EB3:
ACCGGCGAGCCCAGATGAGCGAGACGGTTTGCCTCATCCAGAGAGAGACTCTTCAGCAATTTAGCATCGTTGATCTTATTGGGGTCGGCATTGAATACCCCTTCGACATCGGTCCAGATGGTCACCCGCTCGATGGCGGCCAGACTGGCGATCAGGGTGGCGCTATAATCGGACCCATTACGTCCCAGCAACAGAGTTTCTCCTCGACTGTTGGCACAGATGAAACCCGTGATAATTAATCTTTCATTGGGATGGTCATTAAGTACTTGCCGAACTCGCTGACGGGACTCGACCAGCATTATCTGCGGCACGCCACCTTCGTCGGCCAATAACAAGGTTCTGGCATCGACATCGCTCGCAGCAACACCAGACTCCCTGAGCAAGGCCGCCAACAGGCGCGCGGACCAGCGCTCACCGAAGCTCACCACTTCGCTGCGTTCGTATTCCTTCAGTTCATCCTGTGAAAACAGACTGATAAGCTGGTACTTATCGATCGACAAACGTTCTCTTAAACTTGTGGCCTGTTCATTAGAAAGCAGCTGCTCGATCAGGTTTTGTTGAAAGCTAATCAACACCTGCAGCTCTTCTTGCCAGAGCTGAGCCGTATCTTTTAACTCTAATAATTTATAAAGAAAGTTGGTGCTCTTACCCGCGGCGGAGACTACGACAAGATCGTCGCTATTGCCGTGAGTGAGAAGGATATGAGCCACACGGCGGTAACAGTCAGCGTCCGCCAGACTGGAACCACCAAATTTATGCAAATGACAACGTGCCATTTCAAACTCCTATTAACAAGCTAATGCCGCTGCAAGTCCTGCCTGTATATCAGCAACTAAATCATCTGCATCTTCAATACCTACAGAAAGACGGATAAGGGTATCTTTCACCCCAGCTTCGGCTCGAGCCTCAGGCTCCATTGCTCTATGGGTCATTGTCGCAGGAACCGCGACTAAACTCTCTACGCCACCTAAACTTTCTGCGACGGAGAACACGCTAAGTTGCTCGAGGAAGGCCACTAACTCGGCTTCTCCCCCCTTAAGCTCGAAACTTAACATTGCGCCGAAGCCTTTTTGTTGTTTCGCGGCGATCTCATGACCGGGGTGATCCTTAAGGCCCGGATAATAAACTTTATCGACGACACTACTCGCTGTCAGCGTATCCAGTACTCTTTGGGCGTTCGCCTGATGCTCTCGAATACGTACGGCAAGGGTACGAATACCACGTAACGTCAGATAGCTATCGAACGCCGAGCCGGTCAGGCCTAAGGTATTTGACCACCAGTGCAATAACTCCCCTAACTCCTCGTCTTTAGCTACCACGGCGCCGCCAACCACATCACTGTGTCCATTTATATATTTGGTCGTAGAGTGGATAACGATATCCGCACCGAGCAGCAGAGGTTGCTGCAAGATAGGCGAAAGGAACGTGTTGTCTACCACTACGAGAGCATCGACTGCATGACTCGCCTTCGCGATAGCCTCGATATCGACCACGCGCAGCAGTGGGTTTGAGGGTGTCTCGAGCCAAACCATCTTAGGGTTTTGCGCTATAGCATCTTGTAGGGCTAACTCATCGGTCTGATCGACAACAGCCAACTTAAACTGGCCCTTCTTCGCTAAGTTGGTAAACAAGCGGTAGCTACCGCCATAGCAGTCATGGGGAACCACTAACAGATCATCGGGGCCCAACAGACTCGTCACCAGAGTAATTGCCGCCATCCCGGTACAGGTCACGACACCCGTTGCTCCCTTTTCTAATCCGGCGATAGCATCTCCAAGGATTGAGCGGGTCGGATTCCCCGAGCGACTATAATCAAAATCTCTGGGATTCTTGTGCCCGTCGAAAGAGTAATTAGTAGAAAGGTAGATTGGTGGTACGACCGCACCATACTGAGTATCAGACTCAATCCCTTGACGGACTGCAATTGTGGCTAACTTACGTTCGGTCATCTACATCTCCTAAACTATTTACTGAACATCATACTTCATTTCAATTGACACAAATAGATGTCTGGACGTCTAAATGTACCTAAGCTAAAAGCCATCGTCAACAACTTATAGCCATTTAGACGTCCAAACATATAGAAATCTATTTGCAATTGTCGCAAATAAGAGGCAATAATTTGACTGTACAAATTAAAGGGTTAAAATCTGCCCCGAATTTTGAATTTACAGGTGAGTCAATGACTGAGTGGAATGGCGATTATATCAGCCCATATGCTGAACACGGCAAGAAGAATGAACAGGTAAAGAAGATTACCGTGTCAATTCCCTTGAAAGTGCTTAAGGTTCTGACTGATGAGCGTACTCGTCGTCAGGTCAATAACCTGCGCCACGCAACTAACAGTGAACTCCTGTGTGAAGCATTCTTGCATGCCTATACCGGTCAGCCGTTGCCAAATGATGAAGATCTGTCTAAAGATAAACCTGACAGTATTCCGGCAGAGGTGAAACGCTTGATGGATGAGATGGGAATTGAGTGGGAAGATGTAGAGTAACCTTTACTCTTGTTCAGTCAATTTCAGGGATCGCTATGCGATCCCTGTTTGTTTCAGCCGCTCACGATTTCAGATAAATTATTCTTCAGCAACTAAACAGGATTAACCGAGAGAAGATGCAGTGCTTTCAATAATCGACCCAACCAGCTTACTCTTAGCCTCGATCATCATCTTCTTCGGTGCCCTCACCCAAAGCCTTATCGGTTTCGGTCTTGCTGTCGTGGCAACCCCCTTGCTCTATCTCGTCGATCCACAACTGGTGCCTGCTCCCGTTATTGTTATGGGGTTTTCTATCTCATTGCTGACACTCTTCAGAGAGCGTAGCTCTCTGGAATTTAACGGATTGCAATATGCTCTTCTCGGCCGTATTCCGGGCGGTTTTCTTGGGGCAGCTTTACTGATATTTGCCCCTCAGCCCGTTCTGGGGCTGGCAATAGCCGGAATCGTCGCCTCAGCCGTTATTCTCAGTCTGATGAAGTTCAACTTAAAGGTTAATCGAAAAAGTTTATTTGCCGCAGGATTCGTATCCGGAATATTCGGTAACATCGCCGCCATCGGCGGGCCGCCAATGGCAATATTGCTTTCGGGCAAAGATGCCAGCCAGTTTCGCGCCGCTCTATCGGCCTTCTTTATCTTTAGCTCTACGATCGCACTGGCGATCTTAGCCATAACCGGATTATTAACTATCGAACACCTATGGCTGTCACTGATGTTATTGCCTGGGGTGATATTAGGCTATCTGGTCTCGGGACGTCTGGTTGGCCATATCGATAAGAATAAAACCAAAAAAATGACCCTGCTACTCTGCTCGGTGAGTGCCTTACTGTTGACGATAAAGTCGATAGCAGAGCTTTAAAAATGATAAGAGGTTTTCAGTACACCGCCGATGGCGTCATCGCTGCTGACCATACCTGTGAAATCGAGAGAGAATACCTGGCCAAGTTCGACTCCGGTTCCCAATGAATAGACACTTGCCCTATTGTCCTTCATATCATGACGATAACCCAAACGCAGTGCCAACCAATCCGTCGCTCGCACCTCCCCTTTGAATCGCCAGTACTGGGTACCCACAGTTTCATCGAAACGTTTAATAGGGTTAAGGTCAATATCCGTCGTAAAAGTCAGACGATTCCAGTCATAGGCGACACCAGCCGCAAATTTGGGATCGACTCGATAGCTAAGCGTTTTGCCTTGAGACTCTACCGCCTCCAACTCTTTGCTTATCAGGTCTCGCCCGGACATGGCAACGACTAACCCCTCCACAGGCTCCATTGCAACACCGATATCCAGATTGAATGTGGTTTCATCACTTCGATAACTGGCATCATCTAACTCTCTAGGCTCAAAGCTATTGATAACCGCTTCATAATTATAGGTATCGATCTTTTGCAGTTTTGGAGAAACACCAACAGATATCGGCATATTTACAATTGAGAGGGGAAAACTTAGCGCAACACCAAAATCAGAAACGGCCCCTGCAACAAGAATACCTTTAGAATCGAGATCCATAAGCTCAGCTTCCTGCACCTTCAGAGCCTCCGACGACTCGAACGCCTCGATATCGATTGCATTAACACCAATGGCATCGGCATAAGTGTTGTAAAATACGTTCATCTGAACGCTTTCATTCACAGCCACGACCGAAAAATCCCCGTGCGCATCATAGGAGGCGCTAGCCCCCACCGTCGGCAGAGATAAGGCAGAATCATCAAATTTAAGGGAGTCTAATGCCAGCAGAGCCGGATTAATAAATAGAGGATTTTCACTACTCGATGGCAGGCTCCGAGCCCCTTCCATCGCAGGCACAAGATTGCCCCAAACTTCGTCACTCAGTTGCTCTGCAAACGATGACGAGAGAGGGGAAAGCAAGAGATAGCATAATGCCAGTTTGAACAGTTTCATCCATTCAGCCTTTTCGATTTTCATTTTTTATTGTAATTTGAGCTTCATCATTCTCAATTAAAGATAGTCGATGGATCGGAATAGTGTGCGGATAAAAAGTAGATTTTTTATTGATGACTTTTTGCTTATCTCGAAGAGTTACATCTCCAATATTCGGAACAAAAAAGCCCGAAACCATTCAGATTCCGGGCTAAAACAACACTTTGCAGATAAATTGTTTATGATGAACAACAGCTAGTAGATGTAACTTTGCCCCGCGTAAAGAATGAAGTGACGCAGTGCCAATACCCCGGTTAATCCTGAACAAGCCACCATCAACATGGCACCTTTAGTGTGCCGCGTCGCCGCAGGCATCAACATGGACAGCAGAGGAACACCGAAGCCGATACCCACGACTCCAATCCAAAATACCCCAGCCCACACACCTGTGGTGAGTGATGCCAGCGCCACTGCCGCTGCGCCGCCCTTGAAGTACAAGGCACAGAACAACATAAACAGGAACATGATCTCAGTCGCCATCACTGGTAGCTCTAGGGCATGCATACGGCTAAGCTCTTTATCATGACTATCGACCTTGAACATCAACAGGGCAACCACAGAGTTTGCCGCCGCACCAGCCGATAATCCCGAGACCAGGAAGAGCGCCGGCAGTACTGCCGTATTGAGCATAGGATAAGCATTCATCGCCGATATCAGGAAGCCTGTGTATGCCCCGACACCAACAGCCAGTACAAACAGCACCACTTCAATCGCCTTACGCCAGCCTGTTAGCATTTCAGCAACCGGGCTCAGGAAGCCGAGTCCCCATTTGGGTAACTCGTCTCGCAACACGATTAAACCATAGGCGATACCTAAGGGCGTGTAGACCAAAAGCGCCAGCACACCAAGCGCCATCACCGACTGGAAATTATAGTTGACCAGAATAACCCAGAAGTGGAAAGGCTTAGTCAAATCGAACACCAAACACGCCAGACCTAAGCTAATCGCCACCGGACCAATAATTGCCGCAGCCTTAAGGATCGGACTCTCCGTTAGCTTGTCTTTACTGTACCAGCGCATGCCTATGCCGATCAGCACACTACCGGCCGACAGGCCTGCCATAAACAGATAAACTGCGATGACCCAGTTCCATGTTACCGGATCGTATTGCGCCATATCTCCCCATATATTGTTCATGACTCTATCCCCCCTCTCTTAGTCGGAATACGATAGATCCTGGGCTTAGTGCCGAGGTGAATCTTATCCTGATAACTTGGCTTGGTGTTGAGTAACTTTGCAACCTCACTGTCGGGCTCGTTAGCATCGCCGAATGTCAAGGCATCGGTCGGACAAACAGTAACGCAGGCCGGTAACTCGCCACGAGCCAACCGAGTATCCTTACAGAAATTACACTTATCAGTTGCCTTAGTTTCCGGGTTGACGAAACGCACCTTGTAAGGACACGCCGCCACACAATACATACAGCCGACACACTTATCTTCCTTGATGGTAACGATACCATCCTCGCCAACATAGGCCGCGCCGGTCGGACAGACCTTGACACAAGGTGCATCTTCACACTGCTGACACGATACCCTGTGGTACTTAAAATGCAGGTTTGGCGCCTGCCCAAATGGTCCTTCAACCCTGACTTGCAATCGGGTCACCCCCTCTGGGGTTCCATTCTCACTGCGACACGCCACATTACAGGCCTGGCAGCCGATGCACTTGTTTTCATCGTGCACCATCACATAACGTTTATTCATAACTGCCTCCGATTAGACCTTTTCTACCTTGACACCAGTGGTGTGCAAGTTCATACCAACAACGGGAGCCGTACTATCCGGCAACAGGTTTCCGCAATGTAATCCTTTGCCAGACGCCCTGATTAACTCCTTGTTTTTGGAGCCAAACCCCATATAGGCAAACACGGTATCCTGACGGATCCCGGGAGTGACCATGGCATAACTGGTTTCACTGCCGACACTACTGGTCAGGCGAATCGCATCGCCATGACTGATCCCCAGTCGTCCAGCGGTTACCGGGTGGATCCAGACAGCATTGTCAGCCATAAGATTGGCAAGAATGGGCACATTGTGGGTCGCACCATTGGTATGTACTGCAACCTTACCCTGAATGAAGTAGAGTTCATCGGCTCGCTTAAGCGGTGCATCGCGGTAACGGATCACGCCACGTCCAGGAGCAAACTCCTCGACAGCCGCCGAGCTCAACTCAATCTTGCCGCTTGGTGTCTTAAACTTAAGTGCACTGGCATAAGTGCCATCATCATCGGCTTTTCTGGCATTGGCATAGGTGTCGATAAACTTGGCCACCATAGAGGGCTCACGCAACATCAATGGCTTACCATAGCTGACATAGCCCTTCTCCCTGATGTGCCTCAATGCCTTGTCATCCCGTTTCATCTGAGCCAGTTGCAAGGTCTCCATGTTCTCCCAGGGATAGAACTTGCTTAAGCCCAGCGCATCACCAACCTCCTTAAAAATCTGCCAGGAAGGCTTGGTATTACCTATGGTTTCTACCACACGTTGACGCACATAGTAGGCGGGATTCTTGCCGGATTTATCGGCAATCTCCTCATCACGTTCCAGATAAGTCGATTCAGGCAGAATAAGATCCGCATAAGCGGCGGTCTCACTGATATACACATCACAGACGGCAACAAACTCCATCTTTTTAAGCGCTTCCAGTACCTTAGCTCTATCCGTCATGGTCTGCATCGGGTTGGTACGGCTCATAACCCAACCGCGTAACTGATAGGGCTTAGCCTCCAGAGTAGCAGCGAGAATGCTCTGATAAACCCCACCATTTTTCCACACCATGGTGTACTGCTTATCCATCTGATCGATGCGCTTGGCCGTCGGCTTAGGCATGCCTTCCACGCCAGGCTTGGCTAACTTTGGCGCGACAGTTTCACCGGCAAACTTGTTATAGGTCTTGGCCTTCTTGCCCAGATATAGCCCTCCTTTACGCTCGATATTGCCGATAAGTACGTTGGCGGCAAAAATCGCCCGGCGCATATCAAACTCTTCGGTAGTGAATGTCGCTCTGTGTCCGAAATCAACCACGGCATGAGGGGCTGCGGCCGCTAGCTCATAGGCGATGCGGCGGATATCTTTCGCCTTCACATCGGTAATACCCTCGGCCCACTCAGGCGTATAAGCTTTCACCTCCCGGGCAAACTCTTCAAAACCGACCACATAGCGTTCAACGAAGGATTGGTCATACAGCTTGTCGGTGATCAGCACATGACACAGCGCCAGCGCCACCGCTACATCTGTTCCGGGACGCACTGCATGCCACTCATCGGCTTTATCGGCAACCACGGAGAAGCGGGGCTCGAACACCACCAGCTTGGCACCTCTTTCCGATTGCGCCTTCATCATGCCACGGGTCTCAGACATGTTGATGCCTTCATAGATATTGTGACCGAAGTTAATGATGTACTTAGAGTTGCCCAGATCCCGCTTCAGCTTAGTGCCAAACATGGATTTGGCGGCGATCACATAGGCTCCGGGGCAAAGCGAGCCATGGGTAAAGGTATTCGGACTGCCGAATGCCTTGGCCAGATGGAAGAAGTGACCGGAGAGCGAACCTTTCTTGGAGGAAAATGCCACAGCCTCCGGACCATGCTCACGCTTAATCCGGTTCAGGTTGGTAGCCATCATCTCATAGGCTTCATCCCAGCTAATCTCGGCCCACTTGCCTTCACCACGCTCACCGACACGCTTGAGTGGATTGACGATCCGTTGTGGATCATAGAGCAGGCTGTGGCCGGCACCACCTCTGGCACACACCTTGCCACCAAAGGATTTTGCCTCCTTATTACCCGTAATGAAGACATTCTTGCCATCGACCACACGCGCCGAAATCGGGCAGCGGGTAGAGCACATCTCACAGATACTGGCGACCTCCTTGCCCACTCCTTGAAGTGGTGCATTTTCCAATGCCGCTAAAGATCCCGGTAGCATAGTCGCCAGAGCGCATGTTGCGCTTCCCGCCCCAGCTCCCTTTAAAAAGTTCCGCCTATCGAGCTTAATCATGGTTACCTCCATCAACTTCCAGTGGAAGATGAAATCACTCACTGTTTAACACTGTTATTAGTTTGATGCCTCTACGCGGGCTTGATGCGCCAACTCAGAAGCTTGAGACTATTGTTATCCCTTACAAAACTCATGGGTATTGTGGTAAACCACATAGGCAAGGTGAGTGTGATCTGGTGCAGTGAAATCTCAGTTTTGCAAAATAGAAATGTGATATTTATCTAATGTACAGTTCAAACAGGGCAGAGATAGGGCAGAAAATGTGAGGAGAGATGAAATTATCGGGCCGAATAATGTGTCTACTCTTAAGTGTTGAACGATAAACACACAGACAGACGGTAATAGCAGCAGATAAAGTCAACGCGTGCCAACTCTTTTGAAAAGCACCGTCGGCTAGAGCTCACTAGTTAGTTCTCTATTTGAGGAGCCTTATGAAGACCAAAGAGCGGCCCTACCTCTATTACGACACTTGCATATCGTTATGCTCGACCTGCCTGGAACGCGTCGATGGCAAGATAGTGTTTGCCGATGGGGCCGTATGGATGCTGAAACGTTGTCCCGAACATGGTTTCGAGCAGGTAATGCTCGCCGACGACATCGAATACTATCGTCGTAGCCGGGAGATCTTCTTAAAAACTCCCGAACAGTGTCGCAGCTATAACACTAAGACCCAATGGGGCTGCCCTTATGACTGTGGGATCTGTCCCGATCACGAGCAACATGGCTGCACCGTGCTCGTCGAGGTCACCGATCACTGTAATCTGCGCTGTCCAACCTGTTATGCCAACAGCTCTCCCGAGCGACAGACGCATAGAGGTATGGAGCAGGTAAAGGCCATGCTGGACCTCGCCGTTAAAAATGAAGGTGAGCCCAATATCGTTCAGATCTCCGGTGGCGAACCCACCCTTCACCCCGACTTCTTCACCATTCTCGATGAGGCCAAGGAACGGCCGATTAAGCATCTGTTAGTAAATACTAATGGCCTGAAACTGGCTCAAAGCGAAGCGTTCGTTAAACGACTCGCCAGTTACGCCCCAGGCATAGAGGTCTACCTGCAGTTCGACTCTCTGGAGAATGATGCGCTGGAGATCATGCGAGCCTCACCGCTACAGCGCATCCACCAAAAGGCACTCGAACACCTTAACAGATACAATATCGCGACGACCTTAGTGGTCACCGTCAGGCGTGGCGTCAACGACCATCAACTCGGCGACATTATCGAGTTTGCCAAGCTTCAGGATTGCGTTCGAGGCATCACCTTTCAACCTGTACAGGTAGCGGGCAGACTGGAGAGATATGAGCAAGGTTATCAAGCCGATAGAGACAGGCTAACCCTCACCGAAGTGCGCCGTAACATACTGCAACAGAACTCGACCTTCTCACCGGAGGATATCATCCCAGTGCCCTGTCACGCCGACAGTATAGCCATGGCCTACGCACTTAAACTCGATGGCCAATTCACTCCCCTCACAGGACTTATCGACCCGAAAACATTAATCGAAGGTGGCACTAACACCATAAGTTACGAGCGCGACAGCCTGATAAAAAACAAGATATTCGAACTCTTCTCCACTCACCACTCTCCCGAGAGCCAGCCTCAAGCCCTTGCAGGCCTACTGACCTCTGGCAGCAAACAGAGCGACTGGAGCTCTTTGGGTTATGAGAATGTGTTTCGAATCGTGATCATGGAGTTTATCGATGCCTACTCTTTCGATCTTAGAAGCATTCGCAAAAGCTGCGTTCATATCGTCCATCCCGATGCCAAACGCGTCATCCCCTTCGATACCTTCAATATGCTCTATCGCGATGATCTGGAAGAGAGAGTCTTAAACCCTATCCGGGCTAAGCGCCCTAAGATGAAAGGTAGCATCTCTCAGTATTTTGAGCCTTAACAGGAAACCCAACAGATGACCTTCAGCATAGGTAAATTGATATTTTCACTCCTCTTGCTCAGTGGCTTTACTGTCGGGCTGTGGTTTTGGAATGCTCAGGCAAAAATAGAGCATATCGATGCGCCTCTGCCTGAGAGCTTCCCCACCCGGAGTTTCTCTCATCATACCTTTGAGCTACTTCTAAAACGCTTCGTCGATAAACGTGGTGATATCGATTATGAGGGGTGGAAGAAAACCCCTAATGCCCATTATGAACTTAAACAGTATCTTGCCGCTGTCGCTAAATTCAGCCCTGAAAATGCTCCAGAACGCTTTGCCAGCGAGCAAGATGCCCTCGCCTATTGGATCTACAGTTATAACGCTCTGGTGATCCACAGTATCCTAGAAAATTGGCCGCTAAGATCGGTCACCGATATCAAGGCGCCACTGGAGGTGATCAAAGGCTTAGGGTTTTTCTATAAACAACAATTCATCATCGGGGGGAAGGCATACAACCTCTATCATCTCGAGCAGCAGAAGATGGTGCACACCAAGGCCGATCCCAGGTTGCACTTCGTGCTCAACTGCGGCAGCGCCTCCTGCCCACCCATGCGACCAGAGTTGCCTGTCGGCGTTGACCTTGTGCCATTTCTGCAACAAGCGGCCATTGAATTTATCAATGATCCTAACAATGTTCGGGTCAACGCCAAGCGCCAACGTCTGGAACTGTCCAAGATTTTCAGCTGGTATATCGACGACTTTGCTGACGTTTCTCCTCTGACACTGGCGGCAAGGGCAGACAAGAAGCTGCCCACACCCGGTAAAGAGCTAGCCCTGATAAGTTACATTCAACAGTTTGCCGCTCCCCATCTCAATAAACAGATTGAACGGGCCAGCAGCCAGCCACTCGAATATATCGAATATGACTGGAGCCTCAACACCAGCCAGGGTGAGGATTCACCTCATACCGAACGAGAGGAGATTAGCAGATGAACTGCTGCACGGACCTCTATCAGCACCCATTGACCCATCACCTGCTTGGCGATAGCTTTCACCCCGGCGGCCTTGAGACCACACGCTCACTCGCGGCTCAGTGTCTGGTGAATCGCACCAGCAAGGTGCTCGATATCGCCACAGGCAGAGCCACATCCGCGGCCTTCCTGGTCAAACAATATGGCGCTCAGGTCCTGGGTTTAGATTTAGGTATGGATAATCTTCAAACGGCAAAACAGACCCATCACTCACTCACAAAACTTAACCTCATCACCGGTGATGCCATGCAGTTACCATTTCAGAATAACAGTCTGGATGTGGTGTTTTGTGAATGCGCCCTCTGCACCTTCGATAATCGCGACGCCGCGATGCAGGAGATCTACCGGGTGCTCAAACCCGGCGGGTTTATCGCAATATCAGACATATTCCTCAATCAGGCTCTGCCCATAGCGCTGGAAACGACACTCAATCGCTGGCTCTGTGTCGCTGGGGCACTCAGCCGTGAAACAAGCATCCAGAAAGCCGAACAAGCAGGCTTTAACCAGATCCATTTCGAAGATAGATCGGCAGGTATTTTAGCCAGCATAGATTCGATTAAGCTCAGGTTTGAGGTGCTGGAGAGTCTGACGCCTCTCAACCTGGAAGTTGTCGACTCACTCTCTCTCAAGGCAGAGGGTAGTATATACATTCGGAACTCGCTCAAGCAGTTAGCCAATTTCGTTGAAGCCGGGGGAGCGGGTTATTACACGATATCGGCAAGGAAATTGCCAAGGCGTGGCTAGGGAGAAAGAGTTCAACTTCTTTCAACCCCGGAATAGCCGGAATCATATCTGACTCCGGCAATAAATTAAGCTTACTTTTAATCCCTATCGGTATAAGACTTATTTCCTGGCATTGAATAGAGGGCTATCGCCTTTATCCTCTTCGGACCAGAAGTTGATATTGAACTGGGCATCATCGGACAGTTCGATACGGTGCCAGTATTGAGGCGGGCTGGTAGCAAAATTCCCGGCTTGAATAACCACTTTAACTTCGTGCTCCTGAGCATGCTCATCGGCAAAGCCAAAATAGGTCACCACTCCCTCCATGACGCACAGCTGACCAAATACCCCTTCGGCGGTATTATGATGGGACAACAATGCGGCCGGTACATTGGCCTTGGCAAAAAATGGCGTTGAACGCTGTATGGTCCAATTGGCCGGAATACGTAGATGACTCATAGTAACCTCTCTGTAATCTTTCTTAAGACGAATGTTAAATTCTGTTCAACTATAGATAGTGCATTGATATTCAATGTATTAAATCGTCGGCGGAAGCTCACGCAACAGCGAAAACGCCTGCTTCATATGACCGCCGGTCACGACGAAGCCAATCAGCTTTTTCTCCTCATCGAAGGCTCTGGCCGTCATCCCCTCACTGTTTGCATCCATCTGCCAATTGGCGTCGGCACGGCTCGTGTTGCCACTTAGCTGTATAGGCAGACGTGGCGTTTTCACCTTAACCATCATAGGCGGCAATGCCACATCGCTGGCCTGACCGAGTAAGGTTTTAGCCAGGGCATTGGCGCTCATCAATATCGGCTGCAGAAATGGCAGCAGATGCCCCTCTATTTCGGCGCAGTCTCCCAGGGCAAAAATATCCGCAGTCGAGGTTCGCAGCTGTCGATTCACCACTATGCCGCGATTGGTTTTAAGCGCGCTCTCAGCCGCCAGCTGAATATTGGGTTTTAGGCCCGCCGCACATACCACGGCATCGACACTGTACTCTTGCCCGTTTCTCAGCGTTACAGAGATAGCATCTCCGGCTTGTTGCAACCGCTCGACTTGCGTCCCCAACGCTATCTTCACCCCTTGATTGCCTAGAGATTGAAACAGTTGCGAAGAGATAAAGTCGGGTAGCAGGCCCGGAAGCAGAGCTTCGGCTCTGTCGGTTAATATCACGCGTCTATCGCTGCTGGCCAGATCCATAGCGATTTCGGTGCCGATAAGGCCGGCCCCGATCACCAACACAGACTTGGCACTCGCAAGCTCCGCCTGAGCACTCCGATACTCCTCCAAGCCATTAAGGGTGATTATTCGATCTGCCGCATCTCCATCTATGGGTGGCACGAAGGCCTTGGCCCCCGTCGCCAGCACCAGTTGCCCATAGGCGATCGATTCGCCACTGCAGAGCAAGGTCTTCTGCAACCTATCTATGCTCTCGACCCGGCTATGATGCAACAGGGTGATATCATAGCTACTGGCAAACTCATCGGCGGTCATCTTAATCAGATCTTTGGCCGACTGCCCCTTAGTAAACACATGACTCAGATCCGGTTTGGCATAGTCATCACCACTATCTGCGGTGATCACAGTAATAGCCTGTTGGCTATCTTGCCTGCGTATCGTCTTCACCAACTGATAGGAGGCGAAACCGCTGCCTATAATAACGATGGGCAGATTCATGCTGCGGCCTCTTTGGCAATAGGGTCAAACACTCCCTTA
This window harbors:
- the norW gene encoding NADH:flavorubredoxin reductase NorW, with product MNLPIVIIGSGFASYQLVKTIRRQDSQQAITVITADSGDDYAKPDLSHVFTKGQSAKDLIKMTADEFASSYDITLLHHSRVESIDRLQKTLLCSGESIAYGQLVLATGAKAFVPPIDGDAADRIITLNGLEEYRSAQAELASAKSVLVIGAGLIGTEIAMDLASSDRRVILTDRAEALLPGLLPDFISSQLFQSLGNQGVKIALGTQVERLQQAGDAISVTLRNGQEYSVDAVVCAAGLKPNIQLAAESALKTNRGIVVNRQLRTSTADIFALGDCAEIEGHLLPFLQPILMSANALAKTLLGQASDVALPPMMVKVKTPRLPIQLSGNTSRADANWQMDANSEGMTARAFDEEKKLIGFVVTGGHMKQAFSLLRELPPTI